The Hoplias malabaricus isolate fHopMal1 chromosome 9, fHopMal1.hap1, whole genome shotgun sequence genome contains a region encoding:
- the LOC136707843 gene encoding uncharacterized protein → MKSAVLSVLLFEFVLSYGLASARVEDNCDSPWTNDNHIESNVLPQSGCSVTAKQGNDVYDDLWDENTDIANQTLKTDFLQQMQSGALQAERYVNFTLQDIYYLQKVTEMLWEMKNKVKEPKDMSDFMSGRYNSYNNFLVSCLKQFHIKDPSSVTPIPAMEKYLSTYKEVMADRDPVYFAVALLPCSRLWPWLAKNLNITKTNAYYTWKESNSGGHPETHFRLILDRYLNTTEKIQNAERIFRKQMQNEHDFFNSS, encoded by the exons CTATGGTTTGGCGTCTGCCCGTGTCGAAGATAACTGCGATTCTCCATGGACTAATGACAACCACATCGAGAGCAATGTTCTCCCACAATCTGGATGCAGTGTGACGGCTAAACAAGGCAATGACGTCTATGACGATCTTTGGGATGAAAACACAGACATTGCCAATCAAACACTCAAGACTGACTTTCTACAACAAATGCAGAGTGGAGCCCTTCAAGCTGAACGCTATGTAAACTTCACTCTGCAGGACATCTACTACCTCCAGAAAGTGACTGAGATGCTGTGGGAGATGAAGAACAAGGTCAAAGAACCTAAAGACATGAGTGATTTCATGAGTGGTAGATACAATAGCTACAATAAttttttggtttcctgtctCAAACAGTTTCACATCAAG GATCCATCTTCTGTGACACCCATACCGGCCATGGAGAAGTATTTGAGCACCTACAAAGAAGTGATGGCTGACAGAGATCCTGTGTACTTCGCTGTAGCTCTCCTGCCCTGCTCCAGACTCTGGCCCTGGTTGGCAAAAAACCTGAACATAACCAAAACCAATGCGTACTATACATGGAAAGAAAGTAATTCAGGTGGCCATCCAGAGACGCATTTCAGACTCATTCTGGACAGGTACCTAAACACAACGGAGAAGATCCAGAATGCTGAGAGAATTTTCCGCAAGCAAATGCAGAATGAGCATgacttttttaactcatcttaa